The nucleotide window CTCCCGCGATCTTGCCCAGCTCGATGAAGTTGAGCGTGCGGCCGCTGTTCATGAACGGGTAAACGGTGGTGCATCGCGCGCCCGATGCGCGAAGTGGGCCGGCCACGTCGCGCTCAACAACTTCGCGAGTGAATTCGTCGAGCGGATTTGCGCGATCCCACCATCGCGGATGGCGCGCCGCGTGAGATTTGAGTGCGTCCCAGAGCGCGCCGCCGCCGTTGCCGATGACGACGATCGAGCGCGCATGGGGATCGATTGCCGAGGCGCGCGAAATTTCCTTGATCGAGGCTGCGTTGTCGTAGCGCGCCACCGGAGTCGCCGCGACCAGATTGAGTCCATGCGGCGCGGCAGCGTGGCGGATGTTATCCAGAGTCGATGACACGGAAAAATCCTACGGCAACTGGATTGCGAAAATTGCGCCGTCGCCGCACGAGCCGCCCGCCTCGGTCATCCCGTACAGCGTGTTGTCGAGAATGATGACGTTGTCGATGGGGTTCGCGCCATCGGGCGCGTTCTGGAAGTCGTAGGTTCGCGCGTAGTTGTTGCCGCTCGTGTCGATCTGAAAGACGGTGCCGTTGCCCTTGCTGCCGCCCGTGCGCGTGGTGCCGTAGAGCGTGGTGCCGTTGAGCATCAACGAGCCGTAGGGATTTACGCCGTCGTTGGTCCCGAGTTTGCCGAAGTGGTGCAGGATTTTGAAGTGCTTGCCGTCGGTGTGGATCGAAAATATCACGCCCGCGCCGAATTTGCCGCCGTAAGTCGTCAAGCCGAACAGCGTCGAGGCGGATTGCACGAGCGTGCCGTGGTCGGAGGTCGCGCCGTTGTTCTTGTCGATGCAGTTGGGGGTGCTGTTACCGGGGCAACTGAATTGGTGCAGCGTCTTGGATTTCCCGCTGCTCGTGTCGAAGGAGAAGATGACGCCGACATCATTCTTGCCGCCGGCGCGGGTCATGCCGTAGAACGCCGTGCCGTTGGGATCGAGAATGAGCTGGCCGTGCGGATCGGCGCCGTGCTTGCCGTTGAAGGAGTACAGCCTGGTGTAGGCGCTGCTGGAGGGGTCGAAGGAGAAGATGGTGCCGTCGCCGGTCTTGCCGCCGTGCTTGCCGCCTTGCGAGGCCATGCCGTAAAGCAGGCTGCCAGCGGCGACGAAGCAACTGTGCGGCTGATCG belongs to Candidatus Binatus sp. and includes:
- a CDS encoding choice-of-anchor tandem repeat GloVer-containing protein, which codes for MFFHIRFDGKCIFAAVATLTAALSLALATARAGNDVPDVTPAATESVLYSFGAGPTAGKCKIEDGADPKGSLTYVAATGLLFGRTWTTTSNGDGTIFQIMPDGSNYLVDHFFTGAKTDGNNPRHNAMTLAGTVLYGTTLTGGEHDNGTIFSINDDGTGYSSPPLFDFPKSAGNNDGDQPHSCFVAAGSLLYGMASQGGKHGGKTGDGTIFSFDPSSSAYTRLYSFNGKHGADPHGQLILDPNGTAFYGMTRAGGKNDVGVIFSFDTSSGKSKTLHQFSCPGNSTPNCIDKNNGATSDHGTLVQSASTLFGLTTYGGKFGAGVIFSIHTDGKHFKILHHFGKLGTNDGVNPYGSLMLNGTTLYGTTRTGGSKGNGTVFQIDTSGNNYARTYDFQNAPDGANPIDNVIILDNTLYGMTEAGGSCGDGAIFAIQLP